GCACCGCCAGGCCCGCCCACAGGTTGAACGCCGTGTCTATCTGTTGCGGGGTGACCCCCGCCTGCACAAGATAATCATGGAGACTGCCTGCCCCCCGCGCATTGCAGATCAGGTTGTACGCCTCCATATCGGCGGGCCGAACGTGTTTGATCAGAAAATCTGCATTGATACCCATAGGTCCTCCAGGCCGGCAACTGGTCCCGCTGCCGGCCAGGCACTGTTTCCCTGAAGCTCAGTTCGTTGCTCTTCCCCGCTGCCTCAGTGAGCGTTAGGTCTTCACACCTTTCATGCCCGTCATCTTGGAGATCGTGCTGGGATCATTGGCGGTCAGCTGCATAAGGGCGTTGACGATATTCGAGGCGTTGGCCGCCACAATGCCGGCGCTCATCGTGGCCGTGGTGCGGGTCATGGTCACGTCCAATGTGAAGTGGTCCACTGAGGATTTGCCCACGGCCGCCTTCCAGGAGCTCTGATTGAGCTGAAGGTAGATAAACTCCACCCGCATGCTGTTGATCACTGGATTGGAGCCCTCCACCGGCACGAGGTGATAGAAGCTCACAAAGTGGTTCAGGGTCTGGCTCTGGGTCTCGAACGACAGCTTCAGACTCTGCAGGGACTGATTGACCTCGGTCAGGATGCCGTCCAGCTCCGTCATCACGGCGGCCGGCAGCCCCAGCGCGCCGAACATGGCACTGAGCAATTCGAGATGCAGGTCGGCCGAGGTCGTGCTCTTGTTGATGGTCTGGGTGCTGGCCTCGCCCATCGGGAGGTACATGGGAATGGCTTTGACCGTCCCCCCGGTCACCACGTAGTTGCGGGCATTGGCCAGATCAATCACGAACTGGGCGGCCTGCTTGGGATCAGACAGGTCGTAGGGCGCCGGGTGGTTGTTGTACATCACCAGGGCCGTCAGTGTGGCGATATACGAATCGAGCGTCTGTACGTTCTGCACCAGCGCGATGTCGCCTGTGGCTGGCGCGGCCGGCACCGTCACCACGGTGGTGGCGCCGGGCGCCGTGCCCACCCCATTGAGGAGATCGTTTAGGCTGCTGCTGCTGGGTGTGTCGGCCGTGGGCGCCGCCAGGGCGGCGGTGAAGGTCTGCCGCTGCAGGCCACGGTTGACCGTTTCGGCGCGGCCATGAACTTCAGCGGTGTGCCAGAGGTGCTCGGCGGTGGCGGTGGCTTGGGCGAGAGTGGAATTCATAATGGCCTCCTGGATGCCAGCCAGGTGTGGCGCCTGTCCGGGAACAGGGGCCGCTGTGTTGTCGCTGCGCAATCCAGCCGCAGTGTGGGAAACTCAGCGTTACTGGGCCGTTAATGGAAGGGTGTGGAGAACAGCACGCTGAACCAGCAAGGCCATTCAGCGCGGCCCCGCTTCTGCTGAGTGGCCAGTTGGCCCCGTCTTCCCAGCTGGAGCCGGCCGGATCACGCTCCTGTTCTTTGAAGTGATGGCGTCTGATACGGACTGCCGTCCAATTCCGAAACAGTCAGGAAAGGGCTGGATATTCCCCGTTCTAGGCGCGGCCTCCACGTCGGCGGGGGTGGGGCGTGCTGGGCCCAGCGTGGCGTTGCCGTCAACGCCAGCAGTCACGGCGACGCGTGGGGCGCACATGGTGGTGGTCGGAACTGCTGTCGGCCAGCGCGCAAATGTTAGTGACGCCTGCTGCGGCGCGGTCGGCGACCAGGCTGTCGTGGCCTTGCCCCTGCAGGCTCTGGGCGACGCGGGTGGTGGCTTCATTCGCCACCACAGAGGTCATGCTGAACCGCTAGGGGGTGGTGCCCGCACTGGGGTTGGGCACGCGACCGCGACCGCAATGCGGCTGGTGTTGTTGGAGCCCCATGCGGTGAGAAAAGATGGGGCCTGGCCGACCAAACGTTACGCCGTTTCGTTCGCAAAATGTCTCCCTGCCTTCATCCGCTGGGCCGCCCCGGCAACCCAGCGCAGCTGCAGGGCGTACTGTGGGGCATGATCCCCCCGACCCGCACCCCGGTTGACGCCAGCTTCCGTGACATGTTCGCGCAGAGTGCGGCCGTCCTCGCGCAGCCCAGCACCGCCACCTTCGAACGCTTCGAACGTCGCGGCGGCACCCCGCAGGCCTTTACATACGTGCTGCTGGCCGCTGGCATCTCAGCGGTGATTGCGGCGTTCTTCGCCATGTTTCACACTGACGTCACGGTGCTGGGTCAACTGTTCACGCGCCTGATCAGCATTCCTGTGCAGTTCGCGGTCTTCACCGGCGCGGTGTACCTGATTGGCCGCACCTTCTTTCAGGGCACCGGCACCTACCCAGAGGTGGCGTACTCGTTCGCCCTGTTCTTTGTCCCGCTGACTATCGCGGGCACCTTGATAGGCGTTATTCCCCTGTTGGGCTGGCTGATCAGTGCCCTGATCTCCCTGGTGATGGTCTACTTCGGGTTTCTGGCGGTGCGCTCCAGCATGAACATGCGTGACGCGGCCGGCGCAGCAATCACACTGGTCCTTGCGGGGCTGGCGCACTGGGTGGTGGGCGGCCTGCTGCTCCTCGTGCTGCTCGCGCCGTTCCGTTGAGGACTGCAGGGGCGCCGGGGCCATCCCATGCGCCGTGGCAGACGGGCCACTCCTGGGGAACAGTTCCAGAAGTGGCCTACTTGCTTCAGGAGGTCAGGGGAACAGGGGTGCGGACGGTGACCACATCAACCCGAAGCTGCCGTGCCATGGAGACTGAACCTCATCTGTACACCTCAAAACCGTTGATGGTCCATCCACTCAGTTTCGGCAGGGCGCACATTCGAGGAGCATCGCTGCAGATCAACGGTACGGACAGGTTCAGCAGTCTGCAGAGAACAGCCTGACCACCACGCTGTTTTTCTCCTTCCCCCTCGTGGCGGACTCGCAGAGCGGCGAAGCGGGAGGGGGGCAGCGAGTCAAGCGGCCCAGGCGACCTTTCTTCCCTGGGTCACTTGCCACGCTTGAACACTGTTCAATCCATTGTCAGATGACGTTCATCCCCTGTTCGGTCCGCCCCGACTGGGTGCAGCGTGCTTCAGCCGGCCAGTTGGCGAGTGAACTTGTGTGGCGTGAAGTTTCGGGCGGCCTGTGCGGCGGCACACCGTTGCCGTTCCGATGTCAGATCGCCAAGCTGAGCTTTGCTTGCGGCACCCTTGGGAATGGGTGGACGTTCAGGAATTCGTCCCGCATCCGGCCGTTGCCGCGTTCACTGGAGGCGTTCTGGACGGACGTTCCAGGTCCGATAAGCTGACAGGCAATGCCCTGGGCGCATGCCCACTGGTTCAGTCCCCTTCTCGTGAACGCTGGCCTGTGATCGATCCGTGGTCCCCGGGGCCTGCCACGTTCCTGAACTGCGTCTGCGAGCAGGCCCATCAGCCGGGGATTGACGTTGCCATAGAGCGGAGCACCCACGCCCGGGTGCCGTCGTCCACGAGGTTCAGGACCGGCGGCGCTGCACTCTTCAGACGCAGGTTCACGGATCAGTGGCTCGCGCACGCACCGGTGCGGCGTAACCCTGGCGGGGAGTGCCGCCCGCTCTCGGGTGGATTACAGCTTGAGACAATGCCAGCAGAACCCTGCAAACCCCGAAGCCCATGCGCACAGACCGTCACTGGTCAAGCGGCGATTGAAGCCCCGCAGCATCAACACGGCCCTTCCTCCTCCATATGCCTGACCACCTTCACAGATTTTTGCTGCTCTGGTGGCGTTCCCACGCCTCCCAGCACCCTCGACCCCTGAGCCAAACAGATCTGCTCGTCATGTGACGAGCAAACGGCCTTCACCTCTTTACGCCTTGTCACCCGCGAAAGCCAGGTAGAGGCGGCCCAGCAGAGCCGGGTGACTTAAGGGTTGTCCCAGCACCTCTTCGGCCCTCTTCAAGCGGGCGCGGATCGTGTTGACGTGTACACCCTCCGCCTGTGCCAGCTCGGCCAGGCTGCCAGGATGGTGAAGGTAGTGTCGCAGCGTGCGCTCAACGCGCCCGCCATCCTTCAGAGCGGCCAGTTGGGTCATCAGCTGCGTGTGCAGCGTGGCGAGCGCACCGCTGTCTATCAGGTCATGAAGAGGGTCAGTCTGTTCAAACAGGACGCCGCCGCCTGCCCTGGGCACCGTTCGGAGGGCCTGCTGGGCTTGCCCGAACGCATGGGTGACCCCTGCGCTGTTCGGCGGCTGGTGGCTGCGCGCGCTGATGCCCAGGCGCACGCCCCGGTTCGTGGACGCGGCCA
This window of the Deinococcus multiflagellatus genome carries:
- a CDS encoding YIP1 family protein, which encodes MIPPTRTPVDASFRDMFAQSAAVLAQPSTATFERFERRGGTPQAFTYVLLAAGISAVIAAFFAMFHTDVTVLGQLFTRLISIPVQFAVFTGAVYLIGRTFFQGTGTYPEVAYSFALFFVPLTIAGTLIGVIPLLGWLISALISLVMVYFGFLAVRSSMNMRDAAGAAITLVLAGLAHWVVGGLLLLVLLAPFR
- a CDS encoding integrase core domain-containing protein, encoding MGLLADAVQERGRPRGPRIDHRPAFTRRGLNQWACAQGIACQLIGPGTSVQNASSERGNGRMRDEFLNVHPFPRVPQAKLSLAI